Genomic window (Cellulosilyticum lentocellum DSM 5427):
TAGAGGGTGTATCAAGTACAAATTTAAAGGCAGATATCATTAGTGCAATATTGGAGGGATAGTATGGAAACAGTATTGCAGCTTTTAAAGTATGACTTAGGTATCTCTAGTGAGGCTAGAGATATCTATTTGAAAGCACTTATAGAAGCTAATCAAAAAGAAATTGAGAAAAAAGGATTTGACTTAAATCTAACAGATGTAGAAGATCAAATGTTATTAGCAGACTACAGCGCATGGAAATACAGAAAGCGTAATGAAGATGTACAACTCGCAAACAACTTAAGGCAAAGAATACAGGACAGAATAGTCAAGGCAAGGGGTGAAAATTATGTGGGATGAACAAATTGAATTAATTAAAGCTAATCAAGAAGATGATGAAGCAGGAGATTATAAGGCAGCAGAGGGACAATCAAGGAAGGTTTTCATTACAAAAAAAGAAATCTCACAGAATGAATTTTATAAAGCGCATTCAGAGGGATTTAAGATTGCTTTGAAGTTTGAAATGAATGCATTTGAGTATGAAAATGAAATGAAAGTTAAGTATGAGGGCATTGCATACAATGTGATTAGGACATTCCAAAAGGATGAACTAATTGAAATAACAGTAGGGAGTGAGACGCATGGCACTACCTAGAGCAGTAACAATTCGTAGGGATAGCGTAGAGTATACGAATAATGTAGAGGCTGTACAGTACACCATAAATGAACTTGTAAGAGCAGCATTAAGGGATTGTGGTAAGTTGTTTTGTAATAGGTTTAGACAAGCATACTATGGAGCATTCAAACGCAAAAAAGGAAATGTAGGTAGATTCACACAGTATTGGGTTAGAAGCAAACAAGAAACACCAGATTTACTTGTTGGGATTAAGCCGAACGCTTTCTATGGTGGGATGCAAGAGTTTGGAAGTAGTAAAACAGCTAGGTTAGGATTATTGACAAATACAGCACAAGAAAATATAGATACCATGCA
Coding sequences:
- a CDS encoding phage head closure protein; protein product: MWDEQIELIKANQEDDEAGDYKAAEGQSRKVFITKKEISQNEFYKAHSEGFKIALKFEMNAFEYENEMKVKYEGIAYNVIRTFQKDELIEITVGSETHGTT